From the genome of Papilio machaon chromosome 9, ilPapMach1.1, whole genome shotgun sequence, one region includes:
- the LOC106711404 gene encoding uncharacterized protein LOC106711404, with amino-acid sequence MKTFVEMKLIQKIEHVLRLTPVYYYISFQILCYVYGNKNNGINTGNSNGTYYVQHYPLQQPEEPPPPEGHEQEIPSPENQEGTAQNQNEGTQNVESIHIPDQENNKIVAIPDDHYTFVALIEVMFTDEWRRNCTGAIIHDYVVISAAHCFELKKVERNEATKLQPELTGSFVIIGSKNMFESGYEQYLPIERVLIHPDYKAIQADLALVYTFAGMMSDKPGNIIPLADGNAFTSVHTKISVLNWNQFIRNKVKKTTTTTTTESHSDSCSDSTEDENGYYYKKMRHLRVTARILLSSDDESSTRKGEHKHSSLNMDEYIIFEGDACKNILAKVKRTIDEYKTICYIRKRPTKVQY; translated from the exons atgaaaacattcgtagaaatgaaattaatacagAAAATCGAACATGTTCTGCGTTTGACAccagtttattattatataagttttcaaatattgtgCTATGTTTACGGGAACAAGAATAATGGTATAAATACAGGGAATAGTAATg GAACGTACTATGTGCAACACTATCCTCTACAACAACCAGAAGAACCTCCACCACCCGAGGGTCACGAACAGGAGATTCCCTCACCAGAAAATCAGGAAGGAACCGCACAGAATCAGAACGAAGGGACACAGAATGTTGAATCCATTCATATTCCCGaccaagaaaataataaaattgtagcaATTCCTGACGATCACTACACATTCGTGGCGTTGAtaga GGTAATGTTTACGGATGAATGGCGGAGGAACTGCACGGGCGCTATAATACATGACTATGTCGTCATTAGCGCAGCACACTGCTT CGAATTGAAAAAGGTCGAAAGAAATGAAGCTACCAAGTTGCAACCTGAGCTGACAGGATCATTTGTTATCATAGGATCTAAGAATATGTTCGAATCTGGTTATGAACAGTATTTGCCAATAGAAAGGGTCTTAATACATCCAGATTACAAAGCCATACAGGCGGATTTAGCGCTAGTATACACTTTTGCTGGTATGATGTCGGATAAACCAGGGAATATTATACCATTAGCGGATGGAAACGCTTTTACATCTGTCCATACGAAAATTAGCGTTCTAAATTGGAATCAGTTTATTAGAAACAAA gttaaaaAGACCACAACAACTACGACTACAGAAAGTCATTCGGATAGCTGCTCCGATTCTACTGAAGATGAG AACGGGTactattataagaaaatgagGCATTTACGCGTGACTGCAAGAATTTTACTTTCTTCTGATGATGAATCG TCCACGAGAAAAGGGGAACACAAG CACAGTTCATTGAACATGGACGAGTATATTATCTTTGAAGGGGATgcatgcaaaaatattttggcgAAAGTTAAACGCACTATTG atgaATACAAGACTATATGTTACATTAGGAAAAGGCCCACCAAAGTTCAG TATTAG
- the LOC106711403 gene encoding tetraspanin-5 isoform X1 has translation MPGIRKYRRDTSEVSCCLKYVIFGVNVLFWFVGLIVLAVGIWAWMEKDTFNNLSRLTNIALDPAFILICVGTITFIIGFTGCVGALRENTCLLACYAVFLALLLLAEMTTGILFFVFKDWIKQQATSGFQSFITHYREDPDQQNLIDWIQGEWLQCCGVEGPRDWDRNAYFNCSSGAVGSREACGVPFSCCRSKPQDIIIKNKQCGYDVRKPTYSFDIAKIIYDKGCLEAAEEWFDRNLLIVATSAVCTAFAQILGICFAQNLRADIFAQKSKWH, from the exons ATGCCTGGAATAAGAAAATATCGTCGTGATACCAGCGAAGTCAGCTGTTGtttgaaatatgttatattCGGTGTTAATGTGCTATTCTGG tttGTGGGTCTCATAGTATTAGCGGTTGGTATTTGGGCATGGATGGAAAaagatacatttaataatctcTCAAGATTAACAAATATAGCGCTGGACCCAGCATTTATACTGATATGTGTTG gtaCAATAACCTTTATTATTGGCTTTACGGGTTGTGTTGGTGCCTTACGTGAGAACACATGCCTTTTAGCTTGT tatgcAGTATTTTTAGCTTTATTGTTATTGGCTGAAATGACAACTGGAATATTGTTTTTCGTGTTTAAAGATTGG atcaAGCAACAAGCGACAAGTGGATTCCAATCATTTATAACACATTATAGAGAGGATCCTGACCAacagaatttaattgattGGATACAAGGAGAATGG CTTCAATGCTGTGGTGTGGAAGGTCCACGGGACTGGGACCGTAACGCGTATTTCAACTGCTCGAGCGGCGCGGTGGGCTCGCGCGAGGCTTGCGGCGTTCCCTTCAGCTGTTGTCGCAGCAAGCCTCAGGATATCATCATTAAGAATAAACAGTGCGGTTATGATGTGAGAAAGCCTACTTAT agTTTTGACAttgctaaaataatatatgacaAAGGCTGCTTAGAGGCTGCGGAGGAGTGGTTTGACCGCAACCTGTTGATTGTAGCCACATCCGCAGTTTGTACCGCTTTTGCACAA ATTTTGGGTATTTGCTTCGCTCAGAATCTCCGAGCGGACATATTCGCGCAGAAGTCGAAGTGGCACTGA
- the LOC106711403 gene encoding tetraspanin-5 isoform X2 has translation MPGIRKYRRDTSEVSCCLKYVIFGVNVLFWFVGLIVLAVGIWAWMEKDTFNNLSRLTNIALDPAFILICVGTITFIIGFTGCVGALRENTCLLACYAVFLALLLLAEMTTGILFFVFKDWIKQQATSGFQSFITHYREDPDQQNLIDWIQGEWLQCCGVEGPRDWDRNAYFNCSSGAVGSREACGVPFSCCRSKPQDIIIKNKQCGYDVRKPTYHVSEHVIYERGCLVAGEDWLLRHFAVVAAAVVTPLAIKSFDIAKIIYDKGCLEAAEEWFDRNLLIVATSAVCTAFAQILGICFAQNLRADIFAQKSKWH, from the exons ATGCCTGGAATAAGAAAATATCGTCGTGATACCAGCGAAGTCAGCTGTTGtttgaaatatgttatattCGGTGTTAATGTGCTATTCTGG tttGTGGGTCTCATAGTATTAGCGGTTGGTATTTGGGCATGGATGGAAAaagatacatttaataatctcTCAAGATTAACAAATATAGCGCTGGACCCAGCATTTATACTGATATGTGTTG gtaCAATAACCTTTATTATTGGCTTTACGGGTTGTGTTGGTGCCTTACGTGAGAACACATGCCTTTTAGCTTGT tatgcAGTATTTTTAGCTTTATTGTTATTGGCTGAAATGACAACTGGAATATTGTTTTTCGTGTTTAAAGATTGG atcaAGCAACAAGCGACAAGTGGATTCCAATCATTTATAACACATTATAGAGAGGATCCTGACCAacagaatttaattgattGGATACAAGGAGAATGG CTTCAATGCTGTGGTGTGGAAGGTCCACGGGACTGGGACCGTAACGCGTATTTCAACTGCTCGAGCGGCGCGGTGGGCTCGCGCGAGGCTTGCGGCGTTCCCTTCAGCTGTTGTCGCAGCAAGCCTCAGGATATCATCATTAAGAATAAACAGTGCGGTTATGATGTGAGAAAGCCTACTTAT CACGTAAGCGAGCACGTGATATACGAGCGCGGTTGTCTGGTGGCGGGCGAGGACTGGCTGCTGCGGCACTTCGCAGTCGTCGCCGCGGCTGTTGTCACACCTCTTGCCATCAAG agTTTTGACAttgctaaaataatatatgacaAAGGCTGCTTAGAGGCTGCGGAGGAGTGGTTTGACCGCAACCTGTTGATTGTAGCCACATCCGCAGTTTGTACCGCTTTTGCACAA ATTTTGGGTATTTGCTTCGCTCAGAATCTCCGAGCGGACATATTCGCGCAGAAGTCGAAGTGGCACTGA